Part of the Apostichopus japonicus isolate 1M-3 chromosome 13, ASM3797524v1, whole genome shotgun sequence genome is shown below.
TACCTGCGTGATGATGGCGCGGTTGAGGCATCTTCGTCAATGTATTCCAGATACGTGTTTGTGGATTAAAATACCTTACTTCCTTTGAAACACCGTCCTTAGCTTTTCGTGGTTGGCCTCCCAAAGAAACAATCGTTTTCAAGCTAACTACTGATCTTGGATTTGTTCTCGGTGATTGTAGAACGCTTTGCCTCAATGGTAAGCAGTAGTAGTGTAGTGCTTCTTTCACAAGGGTCTCGTACTCGGGTATTTGCATCAAGTAATCGACACTTTCAACATGATCCACTAAATCTGTCGGTTTAATCATAGGCAATCTTACTAAACTTAAAACGTTAGCAGATGATTTATTCAGACGATTATCCATATCGCTTTCTATCCACCTCTGTACTTTTCTGAATACCTTTAGTTCTGAATCGACCTTTAAATCATCCCTCTTTAAGAGATGTTTCAAAGGGTTTTCTTCCATCTCAAGAAATTCGTCGGTCTCAGCAACGTGAAGGAAGTTCATGGCTGCAATCTGCGCAGCTTGTTCAAGTATTTCAGAAAGTTCAAATGCATGCGAAACGGTCAATGTTCGAAGAGATGTATCAGCACATAGGTTCAGCAGTAGAAATTCTTTACATTTGTTTACAGCTACGGGTACCTTGAGATAGATAGCAGCATTAAGGAGTtcgtaaatgttactgtaagTTACATTAAGATGTGATGTGTACATTGACTCCATTAGAATCTTCAACGCTTCGTAACTTAGTCCATGTAGTGTATATACTAAGTTAGACTCTTCGCAGTCGTCATTCTCTTCGTTGGTGAACAAATCCTTGAAATATCCGCTACATACAGCAAGGATTAGCCGATGAGCGCCTATGCGGTGATGCCCGACAGCCAATATGACGTCATGTAGTAGTTTCTTCCGCCAAAGTACTGCTGCCGCGCTAAGCACTCTCTCCGAATGAGGAGCTTCATCGTctgattcaaatttcaaattagaATTAGAAGTTTCAACAACAGTACTCATGCATGAATCTTTAGGAATCCGAGGTAAGGTGGTGTAAGGTCTGCCAACAGACGCCGATTGGACAGATGTTACGTCGACTAGGTGGGGCTTCCGCGAAGGGTTTGGGGTAGAACTTACAAAGCGACGCCTAGATGTCTTTTGATAGGACGATCCCTTGCGGGACTTCTCTTCGCTAGGTGACGGCAGGCTACGTGAACGGGATCGCCTCATGATGTCATTAACGTAGTCTATACGATGCCGTTAAATGGAAGATACGTTGGACATAGTCAGAGATATGGCAATGTTGAGTTGCGCCGGAAAAGCTCACTGTGCGGAACAAAGATAAATAATCTTTATAAGTAACCGTGTTAGCCAGTTAGCTATGTAGAAACTATGGTGGATTTGAAGGGACATGCTATAGACTTAGCGTGTTAGTATAACACGATAACACGACAAATGTATATACTTTTGTCCAGTTGACGAGTTACGCTAACGTTACATCTTGACGGAAATTATCGCTTTGCCCAGTTGCTGCGTCGTTCATAACTTGACAACACgacaaaaatatgatttttgtcGAAATGAAAGTTACGCTAACGTTTCATGTTGATGAAAACTTACGTTCATATATTTCGACTTGCTACGTTGTACGTAACTTGACAACACGTCAAAACATACGATATTTAACAAATTGAAAAGTTACGGTACTCCTTACACTAACACGTCTTCAACTCGCTCGTCCCTTCAGAACCACCGTAAGAAAACCTCTTAAGATAAACATGAACACATATTGTTCTAAACCACTTTTACAGCATATGGTTACGTAAATACGTCTTTCCTAAGTATGTATATTAATTCATGCATATGTATAAGAATCTAGAGGAAGATGATACGTGGGAGTTGCATTTTATATTAGataagggagggggaggggatgggcaCAAAAATCCCCCGCTAGTGTGTGAAAAGATATTGAACTAGCAATGGTAGATACTGATAGTTCATGTTATTAATGAAAGGAAAGCAGCTACTTGTATAAGAAAACTTGCGTCAACAGTTACAACACATTCTTATATGCactataaatattatatagtcTACGCGTGCCTCACAAGTAGATCAATTGCTGATTGTTGTTCCTCGTCTCTGCATGTCTGTGTCGTCATGTATATAAGTAAATGATATCAGACCATATCTTATCAAAACTGATCTATAGGCTACTATAGGCCGATGTATATGAAAAGAGATTCTTACGAGACatggataccccccccccccaccccatcactCACCAGACGAAGGTCTACTAGTCTGGCTATATTTAAGATATTAATAAGACGTATATTTCCACTTgcagaatgaaatatttatgcGTAAAATTATCATCTCATTGGTGTTGTGGTTCTACTACGAACACCTATAGCTTCTCGCCGAATGACAGCATGACCTGTCAAGTCATGATTTTAAGGATGAAGCCACGTGCTTTGAAAAGCTAATAAAATAATTCTTTAGTAGCTAACATTGACCACCACACATATGTATCACTATCAAGGTAAACTTAAAAATGGTTTACACATGGTggaaaaaaatacacacacagaagaAAATCAAAACCAAATGTAGTGCACTTACCTCACGGTGTTGGCCTCCATGATACACTGAGTAAGTGCTATAACGTACAGCTTTTACTCGTAAAAAACGTTACAATCACCAGAGTCCTTAAGTTGGTTTGATTTGATTACATCTGGAATTCAATTGGTAGGTCCTTCAAGACCCTATATAATAGATAACAACGAAGAAACGATACAGTGTCTTATTATCAACACACACTCAACATGTACTCTGCATGTGTGTATAACAAACAGTACAAGATATTGAGCGTCTCACGCTTATTGCGTAATAACAAAAATGATACCAGGGCAACTGGACGCGTGTATTGTTCGATTGGAGTATTGTTTGCCTGCGCGCCTCAATCGACTGTCACTCCGGTGGGACGGAAAAGGAAATAATAAACAGTCGTTCCAATTACTTGCATACTAAATTCGTCACTTTCAAGGCCCACTAGAgcatttatgtatgtattttagatcctcctgcaagcaggaactcacggaGAAGccccattggcttatcaaagccgcaagctgaccgaagtcaatctcttacattcatatatttaacgtccatgattttgaattgtcaacaactctgtaactggacgacatacattaatcttggagtgactcgaaccggggaccttatgattggaaggcattGGCATTAACcattgagctaacactccactccacatatagaagttttcaactggcatattctacccaccacatgatagctgacgGATTGGCCTGTGGGCACTAACACATTTTTATATCATGACAGTTTAGAATTTGAGCTACAGTAGAAGAGGTGCAAGTTAATTTAGCAGACTGAACCACAACCCTTCCGTCTGCTCAACTCGTAGTAATATCCACATTTAATCAAAGAATTTCTAAACTACTTTATATCACCTTCTATCCTCcttattttcacaccatctgtactttgaAGTATGTTCGTTCACATAAAGGCAGAATAAAACAATGATGGTAACTGATAATATGCCAAACAAAGCATTCCATTCAGTCAGTTTaggtctttgtttttttctctcgagCGGATGTACATTACTGTAACTGTGGTATGGTAAATTAATGCTGTGATGACGATAGTAGACCTATAACAAGGTTGGTCGATTTTACCTCGGTTAAATtcacttgattttttttactaaaCTTTTCTTGACAGTTAAGAGATGAATGCAAATTTGTATTTATcacaagaaagtttttttttattttttttttatagttttcacAATAATTAGTGTAGACCTATTTGATGACACGCTCCTAATAACAGTCTGTTTAAACAACTGAATTTAGTAACTACATAATTGAAATATGTTTTGGTTTAGTAGTTAACTTATATGTCAAGCACattgaatgcatctggcaaacAGGTTTCGATGATAAAATTAGCTGAAAAGGCTCTTAGGAATATGATATCTCAAatttctcttcttgagatacaCTTAAAGCAATTCACTTTTAGGGGAAACGTGGATGGGATATCATACTTAGCATGTGGATGCTCCATGTTGGTTTTACCAGATTTTTTCTGTATATTAAAGATCAGCAGAGGTCACCATGTGAAAACCCTGCAAGAACAGCGAAATGAATTGGGAACATTATTTTGATGTTATTTGAATGTTTATTTGCTCATTGATTGTACAAAAACTATACTAAATCtataaaaagaagagaaaattcATTTAAGACTACAATTTGCATACATTGTCTTTGACACATACATCCACAAACCTGTAAAAAATTTGGTCATATAAGATTTTACACTTGGTGCAAGTTTTCTAAATATAGAAGAAAGacatcattttcatttcaaattacaAGGTAATTGTTAAGCTATCAATTGTACACTAAAATTAGGCACAATAGTAGCTTTTGTAGGTAAGCAATAAGTGATgtaatatataagtatatataaatatatatatatatatatatgtaggcaatattaaaaattaaaaaaaaggcatAATGCTAAATCTATTAAAATATGGCATTTGTACAGTACCATGAGAATATTAGGAAACCCATGTTTGACAAGTATCAATGTGCTACAAATTGGCTTAAATTTTAAAGAATGGAATGGAGAATGTTGTTAAGAATCTGTGAGAAGCCATTATTACTCCTTGAAAATGACTAAGAACATACTGCAAAATGTTAAGAATGTTATATAAAGAACAGTTACTAGTTGTTTGTTGGTAAATGTAAGCGGAGTTTCTTTTCAGCTgggtatttattattatatacatttACTTTATGTAAGCAATGTTCAAACCAGTCTAAAAAGTTGTCCAAAAtagccatatttttttttactgctgTTGTAGTCAAACTGTACAAACTCCTCTTAATAGGTTACCTGTGAACAACACTAAATTTTGCTTCATTTCAAGGGGGTTGGTTACATGCGGTAGATAAATTTGCTAAGACAGTTTAGTTGAACTTGGCTATtgagatttttctttttaaaaactaGTTGTCTTGCTTGATGTTTTGGGCAACTGTTCAGAACGAGGAATTTTACAGATTTTACGATAACTGTACGATGTTCAGTTTGAAGTTAATGACCTTTTCTCAATATTATTCGACAAAACTGGTATATTAAAGTTTGTAcacaaaaactgctatgcatatttgtatttttgtaccGTTTGTCAATATTACAAAGGCATAAATGTCTGTACGCCACATCACACAAATGGATCGCTGTACTGTGACTCTAATGCTACTAAAGAATGCAATATCGTTTGCATATATCATTCCAGATTAACTGGCTCAAATTTTTGGAAAACTTTGTTCATATCTCTAGTTATTGTCCATTCATAAATCCATGTATAGGAAATGTTACAGTCATGTTAAAATGTAAGGGACATGTGAACAGAGAACCAAAAACATGGATCATTCCTTATCGTGCAACATGAAATTAGTAAATCTAGGGTGTCATGtcacaacaaaacaaacagattCCATTTCCCATCATTTCATTGGCTTCTGGTCTCTGATGAAGAAACAACACAATCATAATAccttaatataaaaaaatatatatattaaaaaaaaaaattgattctTTTAAAGCATAGGAAATCaactaaaatattttaaaaataaatgctGTGAATGAATTAATGTCCAAATAAAATGTGGATATTTTGACAATTTCTGaagtaaaaacatattttaataaatgtcCAAATAAAATGTATCTTTTGACAATTTctgaagtaaaacaaaacatatttaaatagCATGTTCATTTTGGCAAATGGTAGACCTTTAGTAGTACTGATATCTTAACATTATCATGTAGTtacacaagaaagaaaagaaagtaccCATAGGGAATattactagaaaaaaaaaacgggaatCACTTTGGTGATTTGGATAAAACTGTAGAACGGCAAAACGTTTTTGCATTCCATACCAAAGAGGTTCTTTAATTTCTGGCTGGCACAGATGCTTAACATGCCATGTCCAATTGGCATATGATATAACAGGTACATTATTTACCAGCCTTTAGTTGCAAGAAGGATTCCTGACATTTCTAACAGATTTTCCTTTGAATATGCATTAGATTTATtgtctttttttccttcatcaCAAGCTAGCTTTACTTTGGCAGTACATAGGACTGTCTAGACAGGGTACAAAGGTATGACTGTGTTTCATCCCACTAATTCTCAacttttaagcctttcccatgCCTGAAATTATGTCTATAAATTAGATTTTCAGATTTCCTTTCCATTTGAGTTTGTCTGGTTTAGAATTTCAGCTTCCTGTGAAGACCCTGTGAATTGACTTTTTCATATCCTAGAGATGGTTT
Proteins encoded:
- the LOC139979179 gene encoding kelch-like protein 26; this translates as MRRSRSRSLPSPSEEKSRKGSSYQKTSRRRFVSSTPNPSRKPHLVDVTSVQSASVGRPYTTLPRIPKDSCMSTVVETSNSNLKFESDDEAPHSERVLSAAAVLWRKKLLHDVILAVGHHRIGAHRLILAVCSGYFKDLFTNEENDDCEESNLVYTLHGLSYEALKILMESMYTSHLNVTYSNIYELLNAAIYLKVPVAVNKCKEFLLLNLCADTSLRTLTVSHAFELSEILEQAAQIAAMNFLHVAETDEFLEMEENPLKHLLKRDDLKVDSELKVFRKVQRWIESDMDNRLNKSSANVLSLVRLPMIKPTDLVDHVESVDYLMQIPEYETLVKEALHYYCLPLRQSVLQSPRTNPRSVVSLKTIVSLGGQPRKAKDGVSKEVRYFNPQTRIWNTLTKMPQPRHHHAVAVLGGFLYVAGGRERTSPTDHPLKTAYRYDPRTDSWIKIADMLHGRESFQLGILKEMIYAIGGRVDDKTSLADVERYDPFKDEWEEVAPLTDPRRCVAVTTHNELLYAMGGSGQGKISSRVECFAADVNTWKTRRPLQVPRIFGLLSPIGDHMYLAGGATVGNNGALCCAPHIEKYHPKSDTWITLSKMVTPRAEAGCTVLEKQIYYLGGYNWDTKSWVQTVEAYDTTTDSWEELGNFPKAFTGMACCTLTLHKLP